In Streptomyces sp. NBC_00704, a genomic segment contains:
- a CDS encoding phosphotransferase family protein, with translation MTARPLLAQLALRAASRAHSTVTDCSCEAAATLADRADATVVRHAGTVAKAHAPGTGRADLAARLAVAAALPDVLLPPLAAALAGLHGRLVTFWPYGAPVDPADPDAAPWEAAGALLARLHRTPAPAGLPPMRGPAKAALAVARLTAAGPHPASAAVLGAWRALPAWARAETAASGPGAALCHGDLHLGQLVRHPAPDGPWRLIDVDDLGVGVPAWDLARPAAWFACGLLPPEEWTRFLDAYRAGGGPAVPAAGDPWPALDVPARALTVQTAARAVTKSVAEGRPLDEVEECLVDACARMGSVPPRSAADSPK, from the coding sequence GTGACCGCCCGTCCCCTGCTCGCCCAGCTCGCCCTGCGGGCCGCGTCCCGCGCCCATTCCACGGTCACGGACTGCTCCTGTGAGGCGGCGGCCACCCTGGCCGACCGCGCGGACGCCACCGTCGTCCGGCACGCCGGCACCGTCGCGAAGGCGCACGCCCCCGGCACCGGCCGGGCGGACCTGGCCGCACGCCTGGCCGTCGCCGCCGCTCTTCCCGACGTTCTCCTCCCGCCGCTCGCGGCGGCCCTGGCCGGGCTGCACGGCCGCCTCGTGACCTTCTGGCCGTACGGTGCCCCGGTGGACCCGGCCGACCCGGACGCCGCTCCCTGGGAGGCCGCGGGCGCGCTGCTCGCCCGTCTGCACCGCACGCCCGCCCCGGCCGGCCTGCCGCCGATGCGCGGCCCCGCCAAGGCCGCCCTGGCCGTGGCCCGCCTGACCGCCGCGGGGCCGCATCCGGCGAGCGCGGCCGTCCTGGGCGCGTGGCGGGCGCTGCCCGCGTGGGCGCGCGCCGAGACCGCGGCGTCCGGGCCCGGAGCCGCCCTCTGCCACGGCGACCTCCACCTCGGCCAGCTCGTCCGCCATCCCGCGCCGGACGGCCCCTGGCGGCTCATCGACGTCGACGATCTCGGCGTCGGCGTCCCGGCCTGGGACCTCGCCCGCCCCGCCGCCTGGTTCGCCTGCGGCCTGCTCCCGCCCGAGGAGTGGACCCGTTTCCTCGACGCCTACCGCGCCGGCGGCGGCCCCGCGGTTCCCGCGGCGGGCGACCCGTGGCCCGCCCTCGACGTGCCGGCGCGCGCACTCACCGTGCAGACGGCGGCACGTGCCGTGACCAAGTCGGTAGCCGAGGGCAGGCCGTTGGACGAGGTCGAGGAGTGTCTGGTCGACGCCTGCGCCCGGATGGGATCCGTCCCGCCGCGGTCGGCGGCGGACTCGCCCAAGTAG
- a CDS encoding DsbA family protein: MSDSSPASSASPSSPASPSGPGRAVVLDVWCELQCPDCRGALDDLRALRERYGDRLEPRLRHFPLEKHKHAFAAAQAAEEALEQGRGWPYVEAVLARVEELDRRGEPFLVEVAGELGLDAEEFDTALIDGRHILIVDADQAEGKAIGVTGTPTYVIGGERLDGGRSQEGLRGRIEEIADRLLAEQD, translated from the coding sequence ATGAGCGACTCGTCCCCGGCCTCCTCCGCCTCACCCTCGTCCCCCGCCTCCCCCTCGGGGCCCGGCCGTGCCGTCGTCCTCGACGTCTGGTGCGAGCTGCAGTGCCCCGACTGCCGTGGCGCGCTCGACGATCTGCGCGCCCTGCGCGAGCGCTACGGCGACCGGCTGGAGCCGCGGCTGCGCCACTTCCCGCTGGAGAAGCACAAGCACGCCTTCGCCGCCGCGCAGGCGGCCGAGGAGGCGCTGGAGCAGGGGCGGGGCTGGCCCTACGTCGAGGCCGTGCTGGCACGGGTCGAGGAGCTGGACCGTAGGGGTGAACCCTTCCTTGTCGAGGTCGCCGGTGAACTGGGGCTGGACGCCGAGGAGTTCGACACCGCTCTGATCGACGGCCGGCACATCCTGATCGTGGACGCCGACCAGGCCGAGGGCAAGGCGATCGGCGTGACCGGGACCCCGACGTACGTCATCGGCGGCGAGCGGCTGGACGGCGGCAGGAGCCAGGAGGGGCTGCGCGGACGGATCGAGGAGATCGCCGACCGGCTGCTGGCCGAGCAGGACTGA
- a CDS encoding CGNR zinc finger domain-containing protein, whose product MLITHDTRCALDAVVDLVNTAPEDGTTPDALPDVAALEDFVRRHAISDVGVLSEFDLSGVRRIRGRFAGIFAATDPHVAAGVINDLVAAAGTTPRLTDHDGYDWHVHYFAPGASIADHLAADCGMALAFFVVAGEQERLRRCEAPDCRRAFVDLSRNRSRRYCDSRTCGNRLHVAAYRARRKEAAG is encoded by the coding sequence GTGCTGATCACCCACGACACCCGGTGTGCTCTCGACGCCGTGGTGGATCTGGTGAACACCGCCCCGGAGGACGGCACGACCCCGGACGCGCTGCCGGACGTCGCCGCCCTCGAGGACTTCGTGCGAAGGCACGCCATAAGTGACGTCGGCGTGCTCTCCGAGTTCGACCTGTCCGGGGTGCGCAGGATCCGCGGACGGTTCGCGGGGATCTTCGCCGCGACCGACCCGCACGTCGCCGCCGGGGTGATCAACGACCTGGTGGCGGCCGCGGGCACCACGCCGCGTCTCACCGACCACGACGGCTACGACTGGCATGTGCACTACTTCGCGCCCGGCGCGTCCATCGCCGACCACCTGGCGGCCGACTGCGGGATGGCGCTGGCGTTCTTCGTGGTCGCCGGGGAGCAGGAGCGGCTGCGGCGGTGCGAGGCCCCGGACTGCCGGCGCGCCTTCGTCGACCTCTCGCGCAACAGGTCCCGCAGGTACTGCGACAGCCGCACCTGCGGCAACCGGCTGCATGTGGCCGCCTACCGGGCGCGCCGCAAGGAGGCCGCGGGCTGA
- a CDS encoding aminotransferase class IV has protein sequence MKIWLDGALRDGATARVSVFDHGLTVGDGIFETVKAVDGATFALTRHLDRLTRSARGLGLPDPDHDEIRRACAAVLEANPMRLGRLRITYTGGQAPLGSERGGHGPTLVVALGEAARRADSTAAVTVPWTRNERGALSGLKTTSYGENVVALARAHRQGASEALFGNTLGRLCEGTGSNVFVVLDGEIHTPPLASGCLAGITRELTAEWTGAQETDLPLDVLERADEIFLTSTLRDVQAVHRVDGRELPDAPGPVTAKAMRIFAERSGNDLDP, from the coding sequence GTGAAGATCTGGCTCGACGGCGCGCTGCGGGACGGCGCCACCGCCCGCGTCTCCGTCTTCGACCACGGGCTGACCGTGGGCGACGGCATCTTCGAGACGGTGAAGGCGGTGGACGGCGCGACCTTCGCGCTCACCCGCCACCTGGACCGGCTGACCCGATCGGCCCGCGGCCTCGGCCTGCCCGACCCCGACCACGACGAGATCCGCCGCGCCTGCGCCGCCGTCCTCGAGGCCAATCCGATGCGGCTCGGCCGGCTGCGCATCACCTACACGGGCGGCCAGGCCCCCCTCGGCTCCGAACGCGGCGGACACGGTCCCACCCTCGTCGTCGCCCTGGGCGAGGCCGCGCGGCGCGCCGACTCCACGGCCGCCGTCACCGTCCCCTGGACCCGCAACGAACGCGGCGCGCTCAGCGGACTCAAGACCACCTCGTACGGCGAGAACGTCGTCGCCCTGGCCCGCGCCCACCGACAGGGCGCCAGCGAGGCGCTGTTCGGCAACACGCTCGGCCGGCTCTGCGAGGGCACCGGGTCCAACGTCTTCGTCGTCCTGGACGGTGAGATCCACACGCCCCCGCTCGCCTCGGGCTGCCTCGCGGGCATCACGCGCGAGCTGACCGCCGAGTGGACCGGTGCCCAGGAGACCGACCTGCCGCTGGACGTGCTGGAACGGGCCGACGAGATCTTCCTCACCTCCACCCTGCGCGACGTCCAGGCCGTCCACAGGGTCGACGGCCGCGAACTGCCCGATGCGCCGGGCCCGGTGACCGCCAAGGCGATGCGGATCTTCGCCGAGCGCAGCGGGAACGACCTCGACCCGTGA
- a CDS encoding SsgA family sporulation/cell division regulator, which yields MNTTVSCELHLRLVVSSESSLPVPAGLRYDTADPYAVHATFHTGAEETVEWVFARDLLAEGLHRPTGTGDVRVWPSRSHGQGVVCIALSSPEGEALLEAPARALESFLKRTDAAVPPGTEHRHFDLDQELSHILAES from the coding sequence ATGAACACCACGGTCAGCTGCGAGCTGCACCTGCGCCTCGTTGTGTCGAGCGAGTCCTCCCTGCCTGTCCCCGCAGGCCTGCGGTACGACACGGCCGACCCCTACGCCGTGCACGCCACCTTCCACACCGGAGCCGAGGAAACCGTCGAGTGGGTGTTCGCCCGCGACCTCCTCGCCGAAGGGCTGCACCGGCCCACCGGCACGGGCGACGTCCGTGTCTGGCCGTCGCGCAGCCACGGTCAGGGCGTCGTCTGCATCGCCCTGAGCTCTCCTGAGGGCGAAGCCCTGCTCGAGGCCCCGGCGCGGGCCCTGGAGTCCTTCCTGAAGCGGACGGACGCCGCCGTGCCTCCCGGCACGGAACACCGGCACTTCGATCTCGACCAGGAGCTCTCGCACATCCTGGCGGAAAGCTAG
- a CDS encoding ABC transporter substrate-binding protein: MGTSRNVERRTILKAAGATAATLGLAATTGCGGDSGTSADGTVTIRYAWWGGEPRTIAIKKSIALFEKKYPKIKIKPEFTDYEAFWEKFQTQASGGNPPDVFQNAVGFLRKYDKRGVLMDLKAQADAGNLKLDNFRNGVLANGQVDGKQIGIPVGANTMALVIDQKAFKKAGVEAKPGWTWTEYFAALQTIQDKLKIAGDTGYFGIMYLYDLYLRQNGKAFFTETGLGFAEDDVTQWWEDGYKRVKSGLVADPKKIEQAKPKSGLSAGLAASEFTWDNFSIRYEGEGDSDYGLAPIPTTDGKNTGQYLGSLMLSAFSGTKHPKEVAQFIDFMVHDPEVGKIMGYDRGILATTEQYDAFKPADAQNKGVAAYEDQVAKAGVLGKITPHPSGADVIEAAFLRIGAEVAQGKTKPADAAKALFSEAKAAFAG; this comes from the coding sequence GTGGGAACCAGCAGGAATGTTGAGAGGCGAACGATCCTCAAGGCCGCGGGGGCGACGGCGGCCACGCTGGGCCTGGCCGCGACCACCGGGTGCGGGGGAGACAGCGGGACCTCCGCCGACGGGACGGTGACGATCCGTTATGCGTGGTGGGGTGGCGAGCCGCGCACCATCGCCATCAAGAAATCGATCGCGCTCTTCGAGAAGAAGTACCCGAAGATCAAGATCAAGCCCGAATTCACCGACTACGAGGCGTTCTGGGAGAAGTTCCAGACCCAGGCCTCCGGCGGAAATCCGCCGGACGTTTTCCAGAATGCGGTCGGTTTCCTGCGCAAGTACGACAAGCGCGGGGTTCTGATGGACCTCAAGGCGCAGGCGGACGCGGGGAACCTGAAGCTGGACAACTTCCGCAACGGGGTGCTGGCGAACGGTCAGGTCGACGGCAAGCAGATCGGCATTCCGGTCGGCGCCAACACCATGGCGCTCGTGATCGACCAGAAGGCTTTCAAGAAGGCGGGCGTCGAGGCGAAGCCCGGCTGGACCTGGACCGAGTACTTCGCCGCGCTGCAGACGATCCAGGACAAGCTGAAGATCGCCGGCGACACGGGCTACTTCGGCATCATGTATCTCTACGACCTGTATCTGCGTCAGAACGGCAAGGCGTTCTTCACGGAGACCGGCCTCGGGTTCGCCGAGGACGACGTGACGCAGTGGTGGGAGGACGGCTACAAGCGGGTGAAGTCCGGGCTCGTCGCCGACCCCAAGAAGATCGAGCAGGCGAAGCCGAAGTCGGGTCTGTCCGCCGGTCTCGCCGCTTCCGAGTTCACCTGGGACAACTTCTCCATCCGCTACGAGGGCGAGGGCGACTCCGACTACGGGCTCGCGCCGATCCCCACCACGGACGGCAAGAACACCGGCCAGTACCTCGGCTCGCTGATGCTGAGCGCCTTCTCCGGCACCAAGCACCCGAAGGAAGTGGCCCAGTTCATCGACTTCATGGTCCACGACCCCGAGGTCGGCAAGATCATGGGCTACGACCGCGGCATCCTCGCCACGACCGAGCAGTACGACGCCTTCAAGCCGGCGGACGCGCAGAACAAGGGCGTCGCGGCCTACGAGGACCAGGTCGCCAAGGCCGGCGTCCTGGGCAAGATCACCCCGCACCCGTCCGGCGCGGACGTCATCGAGGCGGCCTTCCTGCGGATCGGCGCGGAGGTCGCCCAGGGCAAGACCAAGCCGGCCGACGCCGCGAAGGCGCTGTTCAGCGAGGCCAAGGCCGCGTTCGCGGGCTGA
- a CDS encoding TFIIB-type zinc ribbon-containing protein, translating into MQCPKCHAQMHTYNRNGVQIEQCSNCRGIFLDYGELEALTRVESQWSQPAPPPPGAPQAYPAAPAAPAWGAPAPHGGGHHGGGHYGGHHRHKSFGHMLFSS; encoded by the coding sequence ATGCAGTGCCCGAAGTGTCACGCTCAGATGCACACGTACAACCGCAACGGCGTCCAGATCGAACAGTGCAGCAACTGCCGGGGGATCTTCCTCGACTACGGCGAGCTGGAGGCGCTCACCCGGGTCGAGTCGCAGTGGTCCCAGCCCGCCCCGCCGCCTCCGGGCGCCCCGCAGGCGTACCCCGCCGCCCCTGCCGCCCCCGCCTGGGGCGCTCCGGCTCCGCACGGCGGCGGTCACCACGGCGGTGGTCACTACGGCGGCCACCACCGCCACAAGAGCTTCGGCCACATGCTGTTCTCCAGCTGA
- a CDS encoding chorismate-binding protein, translating into MLDLPPLARFGGRVATGLLDVTGDPAALDSTGFWAVCADFEGRTVCARFADVREEPVPAPVPGAWRGPAAGDWTSSLDRAAYTAGVRRIREHIAAGEVYQANLCRVLSAPVAPGADVDALTALLARGNPAPYAGTIRLPAHGVETATASPELFLRRDGRVVESGPIKGTGRTEADLLPKDYAENVMIVDLVRNDVGRVCATGSVTVPDLCAVEKHPGLVHLVSTVRGELRAGVGWAGLFDAAFPPGSVTGAPKSSALRVIEALETAPRGPYCGGIGWVDADRGTGELAVGIRTFWIERSAAGGAVLRFGTGAGITWGSDPDAEWEETELKASRLLAVASGAYEVNEGTHT; encoded by the coding sequence GTGCTCGACCTCCCTCCTCTCGCCCGTTTCGGCGGCCGTGTCGCCACCGGTCTCCTCGACGTGACCGGCGATCCCGCGGCCCTCGACTCCACCGGCTTCTGGGCCGTGTGCGCCGACTTCGAGGGCCGCACGGTCTGCGCGCGTTTCGCCGACGTGCGGGAGGAGCCCGTCCCCGCCCCCGTGCCGGGAGCATGGCGGGGGCCCGCCGCCGGCGACTGGACGTCGTCCCTCGACCGTGCCGCGTACACGGCGGGCGTACGGCGCATCCGCGAGCACATCGCGGCCGGCGAGGTGTACCAGGCCAATCTGTGCCGCGTCCTGAGCGCGCCGGTGGCCCCCGGCGCCGATGTGGACGCGCTGACCGCGCTGCTGGCACGGGGCAATCCGGCACCGTACGCAGGAACGATTCGCCTGCCCGCGCACGGCGTCGAGACGGCCACCGCCTCCCCCGAGCTGTTCCTGCGCCGCGACGGCCGGGTCGTCGAGTCCGGGCCCATCAAGGGGACCGGGCGCACCGAGGCGGACCTCCTTCCCAAGGACTACGCCGAGAACGTGATGATCGTCGACCTCGTCCGCAACGACGTCGGCCGGGTCTGCGCCACCGGCAGCGTGACCGTCCCCGACCTGTGCGCCGTCGAGAAGCACCCGGGCCTCGTCCACCTCGTCTCCACGGTCCGCGGCGAACTGCGCGCGGGCGTCGGCTGGGCGGGCCTGTTCGACGCAGCCTTCCCGCCCGGCTCGGTCACCGGCGCCCCCAAGTCCAGCGCCCTGCGCGTCATCGAGGCGCTGGAGACGGCCCCGCGCGGCCCGTACTGCGGAGGCATCGGCTGGGTCGACGCCGACCGGGGCACGGGCGAGCTGGCCGTCGGCATCCGCACCTTCTGGATCGAGCGGTCCGCCGCGGGCGGCGCCGTGCTGCGCTTCGGCACCGGCGCGGGGATCACGTGGGGCTCCGACCCCGACGCCGAGTGGGAGGAGACCGAGCTGAAGGCATCGCGACTGCTCGCGGTAGCGTCGGGTGCGTACGAGGTGAATGAAGGGACGCATACGTGA
- a CDS encoding serine/threonine-protein kinase produces MNMAMMRLRREDPRVVGSFRLHRRLGAGGMGVVYLGSDKKGQRVALKVIRPDLAEDQEFRSRFAREVSAARRIRGGCTARLVAADLDAERPWFATQYVPGPSLHDKVNDEGPLGAAELASIGAALSEGLVAVHEAGVVHRDLKPSNILLSPKGPRIIDFGIAWATGASTLTHVGTAVGSPGFLAPEQVRGALVTPATDVFSLGATLAYASTADSPFGHGSSEVMLYRVVHEEPQLHGVPDALAPLVRACLAKDPEERPSTLDLSLRLKEIATREAQGLAEARPPAPRAAEADRPTGRLPDTGRSERTLRHQSGPGTPPPRGGTPSSRGPVHSRGGTPVRGGSPSRGGGAPGPRSGARPAPGARNTRPGNGGRPVPRGGAGRPRPRGTGTWRRPANPRLLRQRIFVFVVVTLFVALGIAVVQGCEGPARGLGVEDGVVRDRQERTPPAPHVPVDGADPAGTRPLGG; encoded by the coding sequence ATGAACATGGCGATGATGCGCCTGAGGCGCGAGGACCCGCGTGTCGTCGGCTCGTTCAGGCTTCACCGACGGCTCGGCGCGGGCGGCATGGGCGTCGTCTACCTGGGGTCCGACAAGAAGGGCCAGCGGGTCGCGCTGAAGGTGATCCGGCCTGATCTGGCCGAGGACCAGGAGTTCCGTTCGCGGTTCGCGCGCGAGGTGTCGGCCGCCCGGCGCATCCGGGGCGGGTGTACGGCGCGGCTGGTCGCGGCGGATCTGGACGCCGAACGCCCCTGGTTCGCCACCCAGTACGTGCCCGGCCCCTCCCTGCACGACAAGGTCAACGACGAGGGGCCGCTCGGCGCCGCCGAGCTGGCCTCCATCGGGGCCGCGCTGTCCGAGGGGCTCGTCGCCGTCCACGAGGCCGGGGTCGTGCACCGGGACCTGAAGCCGTCCAACATCCTGCTCTCCCCCAAGGGCCCCCGGATCATCGACTTCGGCATCGCCTGGGCCACAGGAGCCTCGACGCTGACGCACGTGGGCACGGCGGTCGGCTCGCCCGGGTTCCTGGCGCCGGAGCAGGTGCGGGGTGCGCTGGTCACACCGGCCACCGACGTGTTCTCGCTCGGCGCCACGCTCGCGTACGCCTCGACGGCCGACTCGCCCTTCGGGCACGGCAGTTCCGAGGTCATGCTCTACCGCGTGGTGCACGAGGAACCGCAGCTGCACGGGGTGCCGGACGCGCTGGCGCCGCTGGTGCGGGCCTGTCTGGCGAAGGACCCGGAGGAACGGCCCAGCACCCTGGACCTCTCCCTGCGCCTGAAGGAGATCGCCACCCGCGAGGCGCAGGGTCTCGCGGAGGCGCGGCCGCCGGCGCCGCGGGCCGCCGAGGCGGACCGTCCCACCGGACGCCTCCCCGACACCGGCCGCTCGGAGCGCACGCTGCGCCACCAGAGCGGGCCCGGCACTCCTCCGCCGCGGGGCGGGACGCCGTCCTCGCGCGGCCCCGTTCACTCGCGCGGCGGGACGCCGGTCCGGGGCGGGAGCCCCTCCCGGGGCGGCGGCGCGCCGGGACCGCGGTCCGGGGCCCGGCCCGCTCCGGGCGCGCGCAACACCCGTCCGGGCAACGGCGGCAGACCCGTGCCGCGCGGCGGGGCGGGCCGTCCGCGGCCGCGCGGCACCGGAACCTGGCGGCGGCCCGCGAACCCCCGGCTGCTGCGTCAGCGGATCTTCGTGTTCGTCGTGGTGACGCTGTTCGTGGCGCTCGGCATCGCCGTCGTCCAGGGCTGTGAGGGCCCCGCGCGCGGACTGGGCGTGGAGGACGGCGTCGTCCGCGACCGCCAGGAGCGGACGCCCCCCGCGCCGCACGTGCCGGTCGACGGGGCCGACCCGGCCGGGACACGTCCGCTCGGCGGCTGA
- a CDS encoding IS30 family transposase codes for MRAAGVHRRDAAAQVGVHERTARDWDQGIRQIGHSRLHADGRLIDYTTGVITIVTAASKPSVAAVEAGLHPRFLTVAERELIADMRREGRSLRAIGRALGRPASTVKREIDARAVNGVYRPHQAQRAWAKSRSRPKDSKLAREGALRDFATAKLQERWSPEQICHALLIEFPDDESMRVSPETIYQAIYVQARGGLRREVALALRTGRTRRKPHRSPEQRTRRFVDEMVMISERPPEVEDRAVPGHWEGDLIVGPRSESAIVTLVERSTRYVLLGHLPGGHTAEEVRDVLVPLIQTLPEHLRGSLTWDQGCEMAAHKQFTVATGVPVYFCDPHSPWQRGSNENTNGLLRQYFPKGTDLSAHSPADLEHVAQQLNGRPRKTLGWRTPAERLRDLLTAA; via the coding sequence CTGCGTGCGGCCGGAGTCCATCGCCGCGATGCCGCCGCGCAGGTCGGCGTCCACGAGCGCACCGCTCGGGACTGGGACCAAGGGATCCGGCAGATCGGCCACTCGCGCCTGCATGCAGACGGCCGCCTGATCGACTATACGACCGGTGTGATCACCATCGTTACTGCCGCGTCGAAGCCGTCCGTTGCCGCGGTCGAGGCCGGGCTGCACCCCCGTTTCCTCACCGTGGCCGAGCGGGAGCTGATCGCCGACATGCGCCGTGAGGGCCGCTCGCTGCGCGCGATCGGACGGGCACTCGGCCGGCCGGCCTCCACCGTCAAGCGTGAGATCGACGCCCGTGCGGTCAACGGCGTCTACCGGCCGCACCAAGCCCAGCGGGCATGGGCGAAGAGCCGGTCGCGTCCAAAGGACTCCAAGCTGGCCCGGGAAGGAGCGTTGCGCGACTTCGCTACGGCCAAGCTCCAGGAACGCTGGTCGCCCGAGCAGATCTGCCACGCTCTGCTCATCGAGTTCCCCGACGACGAGAGCATGCGCGTGAGTCCGGAGACGATCTACCAGGCCATCTACGTCCAGGCCCGCGGCGGACTGCGCCGCGAGGTCGCCCTGGCGCTGCGCACCGGACGCACCCGCCGCAAGCCCCACCGCAGCCCGGAGCAGCGCACTCGCCGCTTCGTCGACGAGATGGTGATGATCTCCGAGCGGCCGCCGGAGGTCGAGGACCGGGCTGTTCCTGGCCACTGGGAAGGCGATCTGATCGTCGGCCCCCGCAGCGAGAGCGCGATAGTGACCCTGGTCGAGCGCTCCACCCGCTACGTCCTGCTCGGACATCTGCCCGGCGGGCACACGGCCGAGGAAGTCCGCGATGTGCTGGTGCCGCTGATCCAGACCCTGCCCGAGCACCTGCGTGGCTCGCTGACCTGGGACCAGGGCTGCGAGATGGCCGCGCACAAGCAGTTCACCGTGGCCACCGGCGTGCCAGTCTACTTCTGCGACCCCCACTCGCCCTGGCAGCGCGGATCGAACGAGAACACCAACGGCCTGCTGCGGCAGTACTTCCCCAAAGGCACCGACCTCTCCGCGCACAGTCCCGCAGACCTCGAACACGTTGCCCAGCAACTCAACGGCCGGCCACGCAAAACGCTCGGCTGGAGAACCCCAGCCGAGCGCCTGCGTGATCTACTGACGGCCGCATAA
- a CDS encoding TIGR02611 family protein codes for MNTGSDESADAIAAADAAGRDGAVRDQHGQGLGSRAPEFVKARRVLHLSWQVGVFVLGLAVVGAGIVMLPLPGPGWVVIFGGMAIWATEFVWAQLVLRWTKRKVTEAAQRALDPKVRRRNIILTSIGVIVIGAVLGVYLWKFGLEMPWNIKDQ; via the coding sequence ATGAATACGGGGAGTGACGAGTCCGCCGACGCGATCGCGGCGGCGGACGCGGCGGGACGGGACGGAGCGGTGCGGGATCAGCACGGACAGGGGCTCGGCTCCAGAGCCCCCGAATTCGTCAAGGCGCGCCGCGTGCTGCACCTGAGCTGGCAGGTCGGCGTGTTCGTGCTCGGCCTCGCCGTCGTGGGCGCCGGCATCGTGATGCTGCCGCTGCCCGGTCCCGGCTGGGTCGTGATCTTCGGCGGCATGGCGATCTGGGCGACCGAGTTCGTCTGGGCCCAGCTGGTGCTCCGCTGGACCAAGCGCAAGGTCACCGAGGCGGCCCAGCGGGCACTGGATCCGAAGGTGCGGCGCCGCAACATCATTCTGACCTCGATCGGCGTGATCGTCATCGGGGCGGTGCTGGGGGTCTACCTGTGGAAGTTCGGCCTGGAGATGCCCTGGAACATCAAGGACCAGTGA
- a CDS encoding GNAT family N-acetyltransferase, producing MTTTLRPTEPLQRAADGALSRHFQVCVNSRPVGEVRLSTSPVFGPGVALIADLRVEERDRGRGRATVAALAAEEVARGWGCTRIECRVPADAGAALRLATALGYVHRNRGMEKTLPAGPPALPDGSVGRPMTDAEFGPWRERALAAYAQDWAERGVPEDEARAKSRRDHERLLPQGLATPDTLISVLEHDGEPVGLLWLSFTGDRAFVFDVETDEAHRGRGHGRSLMLLAEAQAIGNGKKVLGLNVFAGNTPAERLYDSLGYVPVGYSMYKNLL from the coding sequence ATGACCACGACTCTGCGGCCGACCGAGCCGCTGCAACGGGCCGCCGACGGGGCGCTGTCGCGCCACTTCCAGGTGTGCGTCAACAGCCGTCCCGTCGGAGAGGTCCGCCTCTCGACGTCCCCCGTGTTCGGACCCGGCGTCGCCCTGATCGCCGACCTGCGCGTCGAGGAGCGGGACCGGGGGCGGGGCAGGGCCACGGTGGCGGCGCTGGCCGCCGAGGAGGTGGCCCGCGGCTGGGGCTGCACCCGCATCGAGTGCAGGGTGCCCGCCGACGCGGGGGCCGCGCTGCGGCTGGCGACCGCGCTCGGCTACGTCCACCGCAACCGCGGCATGGAGAAGACCCTCCCGGCCGGCCCGCCCGCCCTGCCCGACGGCAGCGTCGGCAGGCCCATGACGGACGCCGAGTTCGGACCCTGGAGGGAGCGCGCGCTCGCCGCGTACGCCCAGGACTGGGCCGAGCGCGGCGTGCCCGAGGACGAGGCGCGGGCCAAGTCGCGGCGGGACCACGAGCGGCTGCTGCCCCAGGGCCTGGCGACGCCGGACACGCTGATCAGCGTCCTGGAGCACGACGGCGAACCGGTCGGCCTGCTCTGGCTGTCGTTCACCGGCGACAGGGCGTTCGTGTTCGACGTCGAGACCGACGAGGCCCACCGGGGACGCGGTCACGGCCGCTCCCTGATGCTGCTGGCCGAGGCGCAGGCGATCGGGAACGGCAAGAAGGTCCTCGGCCTCAACGTCTTCGCCGGCAACACCCCTGCCGAGCGGTTGTACGACTCGCTCGGATACGTACCGGTGGGTTACTCGATGTACAAGAACCTGCTCTGA